The Streptomyces sp. NBC_00162 genome window below encodes:
- a CDS encoding non-ribosomal peptide synthetase, whose product MTRAAAPVGRPLPEHVEFWRNRLDKITSLDLALDRQRPVVRSTETSTHAFTVPPETTAALHGLAERNGTGLLEVLTASAWALFARYSGQEDIAVGTLSPRTGHTVVLRGDVDAQESFARLLERAGRTVRDALDHDGVAFPRLVEALAPEQDTSVTPFIQTMVVLRGADPSHEAPYDPLDLALEFTEAGDALSGRVHYSTALFDASTAGRLGGHLNRLLAGAAADPGRAVATLPMLTDAEFDRMAREWNATDREVPTGTFPELFAAQVESRPDAVAVIDEYGSLTYRELDERANRLAHHLIARGAGRDVLVGLCVERSARMITGLLGIMKAGAAYVPLDANYPSDRLGYMLQDSGVTLIVTQEHLVARLPETEAVLVDLDRDRAALEQWPVTAPETVPAPQDLAYVIYTSGSTGRPKGVLVSHAGIGNLAAVQAAHFEVTPDSRVLQFASSSFDAAFWEICMGVLTGAALVMGSEEALQPGEPLAAYTRKHGVTHATLTPTTVAVLPEGRGLPEGATLIVAGEASTGALVERWSAGRRMINAYGPTESTVCATMSGPLGGAAVPPIGAPIANTRIHVLDSALRPVPAGVRGELYIAGTGLARGYHGRPGLTSERFVADPFGAPGSRMYRTGDVARWKGDGTLEYLGRADDQVKVRGFRVELGEIESALARRPDVAQAVVITHNTNLLAYAVPSGRAPLSAQTLRAHLAQRLPEYMVPSAVVVLDALPLTPNGKVDRRALPAPGPAQGPDGGYAAPRNAVEETIAGVWAEVLDLDQVGVHDDFFALGGNSILSVRAAARLREALGIKLSLRVLFDTPTVAALAASVDSAEQGAEISIPRVSREGLLPMSYGQRRLWFLENFDPGSAEYHTAFGLRLTGRIDGDALRAAVTDLTDRHEALRTTFGVVGGQGVQVVHASLAPQWNTADLSGTGDGLREDRLRELVRAEHARPYDLRNGPLVRVLLARLSAEEHVLVLGIHHIVTDGWSTGVVSRELGELYAARVRGERGGLAEPLVQYADFAAWQRGRIEDSGVVGRQADWWRERLAGITPLELPTDRPRPVVRSTAGAEFLFEMAPATVAKARALAGERSATLFMVLTAAVKAVFARHCGQEDIAVGTATSGRGHRDLEQLVGFLVNTVVLRSRVDPALSFGTLLDRVKETVLDAFAHEDLPFERLVEVVQPERDAGRTPLIQTMIVLQNAPRGDVRMPGLQVAPHPVEHNAAPFDLTLEFTEDGPGVAGRIIYSTALFDEATVARLAGHLNVLLDAAGEDPDRSVADLPMLTGPEFEQAVHGWNDTDRPLPEASLPELFAAVAAERPDAVALSYGPERLTYGELDARANRLARRLAAAGAGPDVLVGLCLERGAQAVVALLAVLKAGAAYVPLDPGYPEQRLAYMVRDAGVRLLLTREELRGRLPGTGAGVITVDGPGGEGGGFPATAPEVALSPDQLAYVIYTSGSTGAPKGVMTSHRAVVRLVRESGFLDIGPGDAVAQFASLSFDASTLEVWAALLHGARLAVHPPAAPTGSELGAFLEEHGVTHLAIAAGLFHQVVDDDVSALRGLRQVIAGGDTVSPEHCARVLAAHPRLRLHNGYGPTEATSLTTVHALAADLDAAAPVPIGMPIGNTRVYVLTQTLEPAPAGVPGELYIAGPGLARGYLGRAGLTAAQFVADPYGAPGSRMYRSGDLARRRSDGAVEFLGRADGQVKIRGFRIELGEVENALKQHPAVSDAVVVPYEGDSGHRRLVAYLVSGHEVPAGELRTHLAASLPEYMTPSVFVSLDRLPLTANGKVDRGLLPEPEGAVGRPGGPAYVAPAGATEEVLAALWAEVLGVERLGVHDNFFDLGGDSILSLQVVSRARQAGLQLTSKLLFVHQTIATLAPVTAVITEAHGEPTEVSGRVELTPIQRRFFEDYPEGPDHYTMSVQLELASDTDLALLERALAATVAQHDALRMRLTRDGGEWVQEYGEPAATSLLTVRDLSGLDESDQGAALDEAALAAQRSLDLGTGRLLKGVFFRLGAGRLPRLFLTAHHLVMDGVSWRVLLEDLSAAYTRFAEGRPAEPVVRTSSYQQWSRHLAELARGGGFEGELPYWHGVPAGAAVPRDGTAPNTFGSSSTVSAVLGRAETRALLHQVPSAYRTQINDVLLTALGRVLHGWSGAPVTIALEGHGREDLFEDIDLSRTVGWFTTAFPVALDVPREDWGSGLKAVKERIRAIPHRGLGHGALRYLVPDGSGLGSDASGPAISFNYLGQWDGSTSTDGLIRKRLEGLGRDQAGGLSRPHLIDIVAAVSDGELRIDWIHSPANHSAETVERLAGEFLAALREVIAHCLAEGSGGATPSDFPLAGLDQAGVDRIVGDGRDVEDIHPLTPMQAGMLFHTLADPASPTYFEQMTYVLDGVSDPELLAAAWQQTADQLGVMRAHVVWEGVDRPLMVVRRRAALPVERLDWRGLSERDREQALEDLLAGERARGLDLSAAPLMRLALIRLTDSSVRVVCSFHHLLLDGWSAFSVLSQTHSGYGALAAGEVAAPPARQPFRAYVEWLERQDPALAESYWRDRLAGAGGPTALPYDRSPRASHSARSTSRLATRLSPAASEALFTFARSHRLTVNTLVQAAWALLLSRYCGERDVVFGATVSGRPADLPGADSIAGMLINTLPVRVDVDGGAPVAEWLDRLQREQVEARQYDYVALPRIQGWSDAAPGTSLFESLVVFENYPREDRPTGDSGLVLKGLEGMDITSFPLNLLAYTDGAFAFTLAYDPALFDEATIRHLSGHFTALLAGLADDGAQAVAEVPMLDDGEFERVVRAWSAPERPAVPDGCLHERIGLQAAATPDAVAVSASGRSLTYRELDEQANRLAHHLISLGAGPGRTVGLSAGRGIELVTGLLGIMKSGAAYVPLDPAYPAERLAFMLRDSGAAILVGDGSGPSGAAAEGVTVVDLHGDREALAQRPASAPDVAVSGEDLAYVIYTSGSTGRPKGVAVEHRSVLNLLENARPGYGFGEHDVWSAFHSYAFDVSVWEMWGCLSSGGRLVLVDRDWAQQPEAAWALLREQGVTVLCQTPSMFRALVESAAGAGCPDLPDLRWVILAGEALEPKHLSTWFDRFGTGPARLVNMYGPTEATVYVTRQEITAQDVADGGPMPVGRPLPGYQVLLLDPAGRPVPAGVTGELYIAGAGLARGYLGRPELTGERFPAHPFGGPGERVYRSGDLARWRADGTLVYLGRADGQVKIRGFRIETGEIEAALVTHPRIADAAVTAHSDGDRTFLVGHVVAPGWSDPDPAELRAHLVTFLPEFMVPAVFLPLDELPLTPSGKVDRGALPAPEGRVGGGDAYEAPRSVTEEVLVQIWEELLGGGPVGVHDDFFASGGDSLLAVRMASRINAAFRTGLSPRTLFDRPTVAETAHEIEDRILAELETGDGAP is encoded by the coding sequence TTGACTCGCGCCGCAGCACCGGTTGGCCGGCCCCTGCCCGAGCATGTGGAGTTCTGGCGGAACCGGCTGGACAAAATCACCTCGCTCGACCTGGCACTGGACCGGCAGCGCCCCGTCGTCCGGTCGACGGAGACGTCCACCCACGCGTTCACGGTCCCCCCGGAGACGACGGCGGCCCTGCACGGGCTCGCCGAGCGGAACGGGACGGGCCTGCTGGAGGTGCTGACCGCCTCGGCCTGGGCGCTGTTCGCGCGCTACTCCGGGCAGGAGGACATCGCGGTCGGCACCCTCTCGCCGCGTACCGGGCACACCGTGGTGCTGCGCGGGGACGTCGATGCCCAGGAGTCCTTCGCCCGGCTGCTCGAGCGGGCGGGGCGGACCGTGCGGGACGCCCTGGACCACGACGGGGTCGCCTTCCCCCGGCTGGTCGAGGCCCTGGCCCCGGAGCAGGACACCAGCGTGACCCCCTTCATCCAGACCATGGTCGTCCTGCGGGGCGCGGACCCGTCGCACGAGGCGCCGTACGACCCGCTCGACCTCGCGCTGGAGTTCACCGAGGCGGGCGACGCCCTGTCGGGGCGCGTCCACTACAGCACTGCCCTGTTCGACGCCTCGACGGCCGGCCGGCTGGGCGGCCACCTGAACCGGCTGCTGGCGGGCGCGGCGGCGGACCCCGGCCGGGCCGTAGCCACCCTGCCGATGCTCACGGACGCCGAGTTCGACCGGATGGCCCGCGAGTGGAACGCCACCGACCGTGAGGTCCCCACCGGCACCTTCCCGGAACTGTTCGCCGCCCAGGTGGAGTCGCGCCCGGACGCCGTGGCCGTGATCGACGAGTACGGCTCGCTGACGTACCGGGAGCTGGACGAGCGGGCCAACCGCCTCGCCCACCACCTGATCGCCCGCGGAGCCGGCCGCGACGTGCTGGTCGGCCTGTGCGTGGAGCGCAGCGCCAGGATGATCACCGGGCTGCTCGGCATCATGAAGGCGGGCGCCGCTTACGTGCCCCTGGACGCCAACTACCCGTCCGACCGGCTCGGTTACATGCTCCAGGACTCCGGGGTCACCCTGATCGTGACGCAGGAGCACCTCGTCGCCAGGCTGCCGGAGACCGAGGCCGTCCTGGTCGACCTGGACCGTGACCGGGCGGCCCTGGAGCAGTGGCCGGTCACCGCGCCCGAGACCGTGCCCGCCCCGCAGGACCTGGCGTACGTCATCTACACGTCGGGCTCCACCGGCCGCCCCAAGGGCGTCCTCGTCTCGCACGCCGGGATCGGCAACCTGGCCGCCGTCCAGGCCGCGCACTTCGAGGTCACCCCGGACAGCCGCGTCCTGCAGTTCGCCTCGTCGAGCTTCGACGCGGCGTTCTGGGAGATCTGCATGGGCGTGCTGACCGGAGCCGCCCTCGTCATGGGCTCCGAGGAGGCCCTGCAGCCGGGCGAGCCGCTGGCCGCCTACACCCGCAAGCACGGCGTCACGCACGCCACGCTGACCCCCACCACCGTGGCCGTGCTGCCGGAGGGCCGCGGGCTGCCCGAGGGTGCCACCCTGATCGTCGCCGGCGAGGCCAGCACCGGGGCCCTGGTGGAGCGCTGGTCCGCCGGGCGCCGGATGATCAACGCCTACGGACCCACCGAGAGCACCGTGTGCGCGACGATGAGCGGCCCGCTCGGCGGCGCGGCGGTGCCGCCGATCGGCGCCCCGATCGCCAACACGCGGATCCACGTGCTCGACAGCGCGCTGCGGCCCGTGCCGGCCGGGGTGCGCGGCGAGCTGTACATCGCCGGGACGGGTCTGGCGCGCGGCTACCACGGCCGCCCCGGTCTGACCTCGGAGCGCTTCGTCGCCGACCCCTTCGGCGCGCCGGGCAGCCGCATGTACCGCACCGGCGACGTGGCCCGCTGGAAGGGGGACGGCACCCTGGAGTACCTGGGCCGGGCGGACGACCAGGTCAAGGTCCGGGGCTTCCGCGTCGAACTCGGCGAGATCGAGAGCGCGCTGGCCAGGCGGCCGGACGTGGCCCAGGCCGTCGTGATCACGCACAACACCAACCTGCTGGCGTACGCGGTGCCCTCCGGCCGGGCGCCGCTCAGCGCGCAGACGCTGCGCGCCCATCTGGCGCAGCGGCTTCCGGAGTACATGGTCCCCTCGGCGGTGGTGGTGCTCGATGCCCTCCCGCTGACCCCCAACGGGAAGGTGGACCGCCGCGCGCTGCCCGCGCCCGGTCCGGCGCAGGGGCCCGACGGCGGGTACGCCGCCCCGCGCAACGCCGTGGAGGAGACCATCGCCGGGGTCTGGGCCGAGGTGCTCGACCTCGATCAGGTGGGTGTACACGACGACTTCTTCGCCCTGGGCGGCAATTCGATCCTCTCCGTCCGGGCCGCCGCCCGGCTGCGGGAGGCACTGGGCATCAAGCTGTCCTTGCGGGTGCTCTTCGACACCCCCACGGTGGCCGCGCTCGCCGCCTCGGTCGACTCCGCCGAGCAGGGTGCGGAGATCTCCATCCCCCGGGTCTCGCGCGAGGGCCTGCTGCCGATGTCGTACGGGCAGCGGCGGCTGTGGTTCCTGGAGAACTTCGACCCCGGGAGCGCCGAGTACCACACCGCCTTCGGGCTGCGCCTGACCGGGCGGATCGACGGGGACGCGCTGCGGGCCGCCGTCACCGACCTGACGGACCGCCACGAGGCGCTGCGCACCACCTTCGGCGTGGTCGGCGGCCAGGGCGTCCAGGTGGTCCACGCCTCGCTCGCGCCGCAGTGGAACACCGCCGACCTGTCCGGCACCGGTGACGGGCTGCGCGAGGACCGGCTGCGGGAACTGGTGCGCGCCGAGCACGCCCGGCCGTACGACCTGCGCAACGGGCCGCTGGTCCGGGTCCTGCTCGCCCGGCTGTCCGCCGAGGAGCACGTACTGGTCCTGGGGATCCACCACATCGTCACCGACGGCTGGTCGACCGGGGTGGTGTCACGGGAGTTGGGCGAGCTGTACGCGGCCCGGGTGCGCGGGGAGCGCGGCGGCCTGGCCGAACCGCTTGTCCAGTACGCCGACTTCGCCGCCTGGCAGCGCGGCCGGATCGAGGACAGCGGGGTCGTGGGGCGGCAGGCCGACTGGTGGCGGGAGCGGCTGGCGGGGATCACCCCGCTGGAGCTGCCCACCGACCGGCCCCGGCCCGTGGTGCGGTCCACGGCCGGCGCCGAGTTCCTGTTCGAGATGGCGCCCGCGACCGTCGCCAAGGCCAGGGCTCTGGCCGGGGAGCGGAGCGCCACGCTGTTCATGGTGCTCACCGCCGCGGTCAAGGCCGTCTTCGCCCGCCACTGCGGCCAGGAGGACATCGCGGTGGGCACGGCGACCTCCGGGCGCGGCCACCGCGATCTGGAACAGCTCGTCGGCTTCCTGGTGAACACGGTCGTGCTGCGCTCGCGGGTGGACCCCGCCCTGTCCTTCGGCACGCTGCTCGACCGGGTCAAGGAAACCGTGCTCGACGCCTTCGCGCACGAGGACCTGCCGTTCGAGCGGCTGGTGGAGGTGGTGCAGCCGGAGCGGGACGCCGGCCGCACGCCGCTGATCCAGACGATGATCGTCCTGCAGAACGCCCCCAGGGGCGATGTCCGGATGCCCGGCCTCCAGGTCGCCCCGCACCCGGTGGAGCACAACGCCGCGCCCTTCGACCTCACCCTGGAGTTCACCGAGGACGGTCCGGGTGTCGCGGGCCGGATCATCTACAGCACGGCCCTGTTCGACGAGGCGACGGTCGCCCGGCTCGCCGGGCACCTGAACGTGCTGCTCGACGCGGCCGGCGAGGACCCCGACCGGTCCGTGGCAGACCTCCCGATGCTGACCGGCCCCGAGTTCGAGCAGGCCGTCCACGGCTGGAACGACACGGACCGCCCACTGCCCGAGGCCTCCCTGCCGGAGCTGTTCGCCGCCGTCGCGGCCGAGCGGCCGGACGCCGTGGCCCTCTCGTACGGCCCGGAGCGGCTGACCTACGGCGAGCTCGACGCGCGCGCCAACCGGCTCGCCCGCCGGCTGGCCGCCGCGGGCGCGGGCCCGGACGTGCTGGTGGGCCTGTGCCTGGAGCGGGGAGCGCAGGCCGTGGTGGCCCTGCTCGCCGTGCTCAAGGCCGGGGCGGCTTACGTCCCGCTGGATCCCGGCTACCCGGAGCAGCGCCTGGCGTACATGGTGCGGGACGCCGGTGTCCGGCTGCTCCTCACCCGGGAGGAACTGCGCGGCCGGCTGCCGGGCACCGGCGCCGGCGTGATCACCGTGGACGGCCCGGGCGGTGAGGGCGGCGGCTTCCCGGCCACGGCACCCGAGGTGGCGCTCTCCCCCGATCAGCTGGCCTACGTGATCTACACCTCCGGTTCCACCGGGGCCCCCAAGGGGGTCATGACCTCGCACCGCGCGGTGGTCCGGCTGGTCCGCGAGTCCGGCTTCCTGGACATCGGGCCGGGGGACGCGGTCGCCCAGTTCGCCTCGCTGTCCTTCGACGCCTCGACCCTGGAGGTGTGGGCGGCGCTGCTGCACGGTGCGCGGCTGGCCGTGCACCCGCCGGCCGCGCCGACCGGCAGCGAGCTGGGGGCGTTCCTGGAGGAGCACGGCGTGACCCATCTGGCCATCGCGGCCGGTCTGTTCCACCAGGTCGTCGACGACGACGTCAGCGCGCTGCGCGGGCTGCGGCAGGTCATCGCCGGAGGCGACACGGTCTCTCCCGAGCACTGTGCCCGGGTGCTGGCGGCGCATCCGCGGCTGCGGCTGCACAACGGCTACGGGCCGACGGAAGCGACCTCGCTCACCACGGTGCACGCGCTGGCCGCCGATCTCGACGCGGCCGCCCCGGTACCCATCGGCATGCCGATCGGCAACACCCGGGTGTACGTGCTCACGCAGACCCTGGAGCCCGCCCCGGCCGGTGTGCCCGGAGAGCTGTACATCGCGGGCCCCGGCCTGGCCCGCGGCTACCTGGGCCGGGCCGGCCTGACCGCGGCGCAGTTCGTCGCCGACCCGTACGGCGCCCCCGGCTCCCGGATGTACCGGTCGGGCGACCTCGCCCGCCGACGGTCGGACGGTGCCGTGGAGTTCCTCGGCCGGGCCGACGGCCAGGTCAAGATCCGGGGGTTCCGGATCGAACTCGGCGAGGTCGAGAACGCGCTGAAGCAGCACCCGGCCGTGTCGGACGCCGTCGTCGTCCCCTACGAGGGGGACTCGGGCCACCGGCGGCTGGTGGCGTACCTCGTGTCCGGGCACGAGGTACCCGCCGGGGAGCTGCGCACGCACCTCGCCGCCTCCCTGCCCGAGTACATGACGCCTTCGGTGTTCGTGTCCCTGGACCGGCTGCCGCTCACCGCGAACGGCAAGGTGGACCGCGGACTCCTGCCGGAACCGGAGGGCGCCGTCGGACGGCCCGGCGGCCCGGCGTACGTCGCGCCGGCCGGTGCGACGGAGGAGGTCCTGGCCGCCCTGTGGGCCGAGGTGCTCGGCGTCGAACGGCTCGGGGTCCACGACAACTTCTTCGACCTGGGCGGGGATTCGATCCTCTCGCTCCAGGTGGTCTCGCGGGCCCGGCAGGCGGGTCTCCAGCTGACCTCGAAGCTGCTGTTCGTCCACCAGACCATCGCCACCCTCGCCCCGGTCACCGCCGTGATCACGGAGGCGCACGGCGAACCCACCGAGGTCTCCGGGCGGGTCGAACTCACCCCGATCCAGCGGCGGTTCTTCGAGGACTACCCCGAAGGCCCGGACCACTACACGATGTCCGTCCAGCTGGAGCTGGCCTCCGACACGGACCTGGCCCTGCTGGAGCGTGCCCTGGCCGCCACGGTCGCGCAACACGACGCCCTGCGCATGCGGCTGACGCGCGACGGCGGCGAGTGGGTCCAGGAGTACGGCGAACCGGCCGCGACGTCCCTGCTCACCGTCCGGGACCTGTCGGGTCTCGACGAATCCGACCAGGGCGCGGCGCTCGACGAGGCCGCCCTCGCGGCCCAGCGCTCGCTGGACCTCGGCACCGGCCGCCTGCTGAAGGGCGTGTTCTTCCGCCTGGGGGCGGGACGGCTGCCGCGGCTCTTCCTCACCGCGCACCACCTCGTGATGGACGGTGTGTCCTGGCGCGTGCTCCTCGAGGACCTGTCGGCCGCCTACACCCGGTTCGCGGAGGGCCGGCCCGCCGAGCCGGTCGTACGGACCAGCAGCTACCAGCAGTGGTCACGCCACCTGGCCGAGCTTGCGCGGGGCGGCGGCTTCGAAGGCGAACTGCCGTACTGGCACGGCGTTCCGGCCGGTGCCGCGGTGCCGCGCGACGGGACGGCCCCGAACACCTTCGGCTCCTCCTCGACGGTCTCCGCCGTGCTCGGCCGGGCCGAGACGAGGGCCCTGCTCCACCAGGTGCCGTCCGCGTACCGCACCCAGATCAACGACGTGCTGCTGACGGCGCTGGGCCGGGTCCTGCACGGGTGGTCCGGGGCGCCGGTCACCATCGCCCTGGAGGGGCACGGGCGCGAGGACCTGTTCGAGGACATCGACCTGTCCCGGACGGTGGGCTGGTTCACCACCGCCTTCCCGGTCGCCCTCGACGTGCCCCGGGAGGACTGGGGCAGCGGGCTGAAGGCCGTGAAGGAGCGCATCCGCGCGATCCCGCACCGCGGTCTCGGACACGGGGCGCTGCGCTACCTCGTCCCGGACGGCTCCGGCCTCGGGTCGGATGCCTCCGGACCTGCGATCAGCTTCAACTACCTTGGTCAGTGGGATGGTTCGACCAGCACGGACGGTCTGATCCGCAAACGGCTGGAAGGGCTGGGCCGGGACCAGGCCGGTGGTCTGTCCCGCCCCCACCTGATCGACATCGTGGCCGCCGTCAGCGACGGTGAGCTGCGGATCGACTGGATCCACTCCCCCGCCAACCACTCCGCCGAGACGGTCGAGCGGCTCGCCGGGGAATTCCTGGCGGCCCTGCGCGAGGTCATCGCGCACTGCCTGGCCGAGGGCAGCGGCGGCGCCACCCCCTCCGACTTCCCGCTGGCCGGCCTCGACCAGGCCGGCGTGGACCGGATCGTGGGCGACGGACGGGACGTGGAGGACATTCACCCGCTGACCCCGATGCAGGCCGGCATGCTCTTCCACACCCTCGCCGATCCCGCCTCGCCCACGTACTTCGAGCAGATGACGTACGTACTCGACGGGGTGAGCGACCCGGAACTGCTGGCGGCGGCCTGGCAGCAGACCGCCGACCAGCTGGGCGTGATGCGCGCGCACGTGGTCTGGGAGGGAGTGGACCGGCCCCTGATGGTGGTACGCCGCCGCGCCGCACTGCCCGTGGAGAGGCTGGACTGGCGGGGGCTGTCCGAACGGGACCGGGAGCAGGCGCTGGAGGACCTCCTCGCCGGGGAGCGGGCCCGGGGGCTGGACCTGTCGGCGGCGCCGCTGATGCGGCTGGCGCTGATCCGGCTCACCGACAGCTCGGTCCGCGTGGTGTGCTCCTTCCACCACCTGCTGCTCGACGGCTGGAGCGCCTTCTCCGTCCTGTCCCAGACGCACAGCGGCTACGGTGCGCTCGCGGCGGGCGAGGTGGCCGCGCCGCCCGCCCGGCAGCCGTTCCGGGCGTACGTGGAGTGGCTGGAGCGGCAGGATCCGGCGCTGGCCGAGTCCTACTGGCGCGACCGGCTGGCCGGGGCGGGCGGGCCGACGGCGCTGCCGTACGACCGGAGCCCGCGGGCCAGCCACTCGGCGCGTTCCACCAGCCGTCTGGCGACCCGGCTGTCCCCCGCCGCGTCCGAGGCGCTGTTCACCTTCGCCCGCAGCCACCGGCTGACCGTCAACACGCTGGTCCAGGCGGCCTGGGCGCTGCTGCTCTCCCGCTACTGCGGTGAGCGGGACGTGGTCTTCGGTGCCACCGTCTCGGGGCGGCCGGCCGATCTGCCCGGTGCGGACTCGATCGCGGGCATGCTGATCAACACCCTTCCGGTGCGGGTGGACGTCGACGGCGGAGCCCCGGTGGCCGAGTGGCTGGACCGGCTGCAGCGCGAGCAGGTGGAAGCGCGGCAGTACGACTACGTGGCGCTGCCGCGGATCCAGGGCTGGAGCGATGCGGCCCCCGGCACCAGCCTGTTCGAGAGCCTGGTCGTCTTCGAGAACTACCCCAGGGAGGACCGGCCCACGGGGGACAGCGGCCTGGTGCTGAAGGGGCTGGAGGGCATGGACATCACCAGCTTCCCGCTGAACCTGCTGGCCTACACCGACGGGGCGTTCGCGTTCACGCTGGCCTACGACCCCGCGCTGTTCGACGAGGCGACGATCCGGCACCTGTCCGGGCACTTCACCGCCTTGCTGGCCGGGCTCGCCGACGACGGCGCACAGGCCGTCGCCGAGGTGCCGATGCTTGACGACGGCGAGTTCGAGCGGGTGGTGCGCGCGTGGAGCGCGCCCGAGCGGCCCGCCGTGCCGGACGGCTGCCTGCACGAGCGGATCGGCCTGCAGGCCGCCGCCACCCCGGACGCGGTCGCGGTCTCGGCCTCCGGCCGGTCGCTGACCTACCGGGAGCTCGACGAGCAGGCCAACCGGCTCGCCCACCACCTGATCTCCCTGGGCGCCGGTCCGGGCAGGACGGTGGGTCTGTCGGCCGGACGCGGCATCGAACTCGTGACGGGCCTGCTCGGCATCATGAAGTCGGGTGCGGCGTACGTGCCGCTGGACCCCGCGTACCCGGCGGAGCGGCTGGCGTTCATGCTGCGCGACTCGGGTGCGGCGATCCTGGTCGGCGACGGCAGCGGCCCCTCCGGTGCGGCCGCCGAGGGGGTGACGGTGGTCGATCTGCACGGGGACCGCGAGGCCCTCGCACAGCGGCCCGCCTCCGCGCCCGACGTGGCGGTGTCCGGCGAGGACCTCGCGTACGTGATCTACACCTCGGGTTCGACGGGACGGCCCAAGGGCGTGGCGGTGGAGCACCGTTCGGTGCTGAACCTGCTGGAGAACGCCCGGCCCGGCTACGGGTTCGGCGAGCACGACGTGTGGAGCGCCTTCCACAGCTACGCCTTCGACGTCTCCGTATGGGAGATGTGGGGGTGCCTGTCCTCGGGCGGGCGTCTGGTGCTCGTCGACCGGGACTGGGCGCAGCAGCCCGAGGCCGCCTGGGCGCTCCTGCGCGAGCAGGGGGTGACGGTGCTCTGCCAGACCCCCTCGATGTTCCGCGCCCTGGTGGAGAGCGCGGCCGGGGCCGGCTGCCCGGACCTGCCGGACCTGCGCTGGGTGATCCTGGCGGGCGAGGCGCTGGAGCCGAAGCACCTGAGCACGTGGTTCGACCGCTTCGGCACCGGGCCGGCCCGGCTGGTGAACATGTACGGCCCCACCGAGGCGACGGTGTACGTGACGCGCCAGGAGATCACGGCCCAGGACGTGGCCGACGGGGGCCCGATGCCCGTGGGACGGCCGTTGCCGGGCTACCAGGTGCTGCTGCTCGATCCCGCGGGCCGGCCGGTGCCGGCCGGGGTGACGGGCGAGCTGTACATCGCCGGTGCCGGTCTGGCCCGTGGCTATCTGGGCCGGCCGGAGCTGACCGGGGAACGGTTCCCGGCGCATCCGTTCGGCGGGCCCGGGGAGCGCGTCTACCGATCCGGGGACCTCGCGCGGTGGCGGGCCGACGGCACCCTGGTGTACCTGGGACGCGCGGACGGGCAGGTCAAGATCCGCGGCTTCCGGATCGAGACCGGCGAGATCGAGGCCGCGCTCGTCACGCACCCGCGGATCGCCGACGCGGCGGTCACGGCCCATTCGGACGGCGACCGCACCTTCCTCGTCGGCCATGTCGTGGCGCCGGGCTGGAGTGATCCCGATCCCGCCGAACTGCGCGCCCATCTGGTCACGTTCCTGCCCGAGTTCATGGTCCCTGCCGTGTTCCTCCCGCTGGACGAGCTGCCGCTGACCCCGAGCGGGAAGGTGGACCGGGGCGCCCTGCCGGCTCCGGAGGGCCGGGTCGGCGGCGGTGACGCGTACGAGGCACCGCGCTCGGTGACCGAGGAGGTGCTGGTGCAGATCTGGGAGGAGCTCCTGGGCGGCGGACCCGTCGGCGTGCACGACGACTTCTTCGCCTCCGGCGGTGATTCGCTCCTCGCGGTGCGGATGGCCTCCCGCATCAACGCCGCCTTCCGCACCGGTCTGTCGCCGAGAACGCTGTTCGACCGGCCGACGGTCGCCGAGACCGCGCACGAGATCGAGGACCGGATCCTCGCGGAGCTGGAGACCGGCGACGGCGCTCCGTGA